The DNA region CCCTGAACGCGCGCCACATCGGCAACAGCGTCGACGCCGCGGGCAAGACCTGGAAGGGTTACGCCGAGGAGGCCAACGGCAACTGCGATCAGACCGCGCACGGCCAGTACTACCAGGACGACCTGCCGTTCCTGTACTTCCAGAACATGAAGTCGGATCCGGCCTACTGCGCGGCGCACCTGCAGCCGCTCACCCAGATGACGACGGACCTGCAATCCGCCGCCACCACACCGAATTTCGTGTGGTTCGCGGCCAATGAATGCCACAACATGGAGGGCTGCGGCGTCGCCTCGGGCGACCAGTGGCTCAGCGCCACGCTGCCGACGATTCTGAACTCGCCCGCGTGGAAGACGCAGCGCTCCCTGCTGATCGTGACCTTCGACGAGGGCACGGTCAAGGCGTTCGGCCCGCTGTACCCGAACCGCGTTCCGACCATCGTGCTCGGCTCGCAGAACACGGTGAAGGCCGGGTACACCAGCTCCCAGCGCACTGACCAGTACGGTCTGCTGCGCACCATCGACACCGCGCTGGGTCTGCAACCGCTCACCAATAACGACCGCTACGCGGGCACGGTGAACGACATCTATTCCGGCCACTGATATCTGGCCCGGGGCGCGGCGTGTCCATTGCGACGCGCCGCGTCCTGGGCGGATAGGGGAGGTCCGGGATCCTGTCGGCTCCCACCGCTAATCTGCGGGGATGGTGAAACCGGAATCGGCACTGCGCCGCTTGATGCGCGACACGGGGAAGTTGCTGCAGCCGTACGGTTTCGACGGGGCCGAGCCCACCTGGACGCGCGTGCTGCCCGACGGTGTCGCCACTATCGCGCGCACGCGCACGTTCCGGACCTTCACCGGTGGGCAGCAGGTGCTGCGATTCGGCCTGGGCGCGTGGGCGACTCCGGCCGCCTGGCAGGAATTCCGGATGTGGCGCACCGAGCGCCGCGGCCTGCGCCCGCTCACCGCCGAGGCGGCCACCGGTCCCGGCCTGCTCCCCGGCGAGGGCCTGCCCGCCGAATCCGGCGAGCTGTGGTCGCTGCGGCTGGACCCGTACCAGCCCGGTCACGTCCAGCCGGAGGACATCGAGGCCATCCGCGCCGAACTGCCCCGCCGCGTGCACGCCCACGCCCGCCGCGCCCTGCGCCTGCTCGAACCGGACGCCTACCTGGAAGAGCTACTGGCCCAGCCGAACCCGGGCGTCGACGCCTGGGAGGCGATCGTCGTCCTGCTCGCCGACCAGGGCCCGGATCCCCGCCTGGACGCGGCCCTGGACCGCCTGCGGGACCAGCCCGGCACTCAGGACGTCATGGAGTTCATCGCCGCTCGCACCCTGTCGAGCCGGTCGGCGTAGAAGTACACCCGCCCGCAGCCGATACAGAGCAAGGCGAGCAGGTCCGACAGGGGCCGCCCGCCATTGCGCCGGACCAGATACATATCCATGCTGCCGCCTACCAGGACCCGGCGTTCACCGCAGTCGGGGCAGGGCGTTTCCTGCGGCGTGACCCGCTCGGGCTCGGAATTTTTCGATAGCACCCGGCTATTGTCGCCCGGCCGACTTCTGATATTGGCGCCAGGCCTTCTGCGTGTCGGTCAGTTTTGGTTTCGGGGTGCGATTGCGGAAGAAATTCACCACCATCACGACCGGCAGGATGAACGCCTGGAAGAAGATCAGGTAGGAGTCGCCGTCGAAGAGGAAGGCGAGGTAGAAGGCGTAGCCGAGATAGACCCGGGCGCCATCGACTGATCGATGACCGCCCGGTATCTCAGCGGCGCGGAATGACCGGGGTTTCCCAGGCCTTCGAGTAGCGCTTCTTGTCGGCGGACTTGTCGGGCTTGCTGCGGTAGACCACGTACGGCCGGACCAGGTAGCCGACCGGTGCGGAGAACATGTGCACCAGGCGGGTGTAGGGCCAGAAGCCGATGAGCGCGAGCACGACCAGCCCGTGCAGCTGGAAGGTCCAGGGCGTGCCGACCATGAGGTCCGGCTCCGGGTGCCCGGTGAAGATGCTGCGGAACCACGGCGACACGGTCTCGCGGTAGTTGTAGGTGCCCCACAGCAGGTTGCTGCCCCAGGTGTTGAGCAGGCCGGTGACCAGGGCCGCGGTCAGCAGGACGTACATGATCTTGTCGTTGACCGTGGTGGCCTGACGGACCGCGGAGACGGTGATGCGGCGGTAGGCCAGGATGGCGACGCCGATGATGACCGCCAGTCCCGCAACGGATCCCGCGGAGACCGCGACCAGGTGGTACGCCTCCTCGGAGATGCCGATCGCATTGGTCCACGACTCCGGGATGAGCACGCCCATCACATGCCCGCCGATCACCCCGAGCATGCCGAAGTGGAACAGCGGGCTGCCCAGCTTCAGCAGCCGCGACTCGTAGATCTGCGAAGACCGTGTGGTCCAGCCGAATTGGTCGGTGCGGTAGCGGTACAGGTGGCCCAGCACGAAGGAGGTGAAGGCGATGTAGGGCAGCATCAGCCAGAGCACGGAGCTCATCGGCGGGCCTCCGATCCGGAGAAGGCGAGCGGGTCCATGGCGAAGGGGTCGAGGCCGACCTCCTCCTCCGGCGGGCCCTGGGCGGCGAGTTCGGCGATGCGCCGGCGGTCGGCGGTGGTGACCGGTGGCAGGGTCGCCACCACCGACGCCAGCACCCCGGCGTAAGGAGATCCGCTGTCGGAAAGCGACAACCGCAGCAGTTCCAGCACCGGGACGTGTTCGCCCAGCAGCCGTTCGCCGCCGATGGGGTCGACGGTGGCGGCGAATTCGAGCAGCACGGGCAGGTGGTCGGGCAGTTCCTCGTCGCCGAGTTCGACACCGGCGTGGCGGTAGGCGTGCTTGAACCGCAGCAGCGCCATCCCGCGCTTGCGGGTGTCCCCGTAGGCGTAGAAGGTCAGGTGCAGGCTGGCCCGGCGGCGCATGTCGAAGGTCTCGACGTACTCCTGGGCCAGCGCGATCGGGTCGCCGTCGCGCAGGTGCGCGAGGAACCCGGCCAGCAGCGGACGCACCGAATCCGGCAATTCCGCTGTGGCGGCGTCGAGTTCGTCGAGCATGGCCAGGGTCTGCGCGTTCGGGTAGTCGAGCAGCAGCGCGCCCAGCCGCCACACCAGCCGCCGGTCGCGATCGCTCAGGGCGACGGCCGGTTCGGGCCGGCGCCGCAGTTTCAGCAGGCTCATCGCGTCGCTCCGGTGGCTTCCGGGGCGGCGGTGTCGGTGACGCCGGCGGTGTCGGCGTCGATCAGGGCGCGGGTGCGCGGGTGCGGGTAGTCCAGCGCCAGCGCGTCGATCCGCCAGTCCAGTCGCTGCTGGGGATCGACGGGGGTGATGGCGGGTTCGGTGCGCCGCCGCAGGTTCCACCGGCTCATCGCGCCGCCCCCGTCGGTTCGGTCTCGATCGACTCGACGCCGACCGGCTCGGGTTCGGGCGCGGGGGAGTGGTGCCCATTTCCATTGGCTCCGTTGCCATTACCGACGGCGCCGTTGCCGTTGGCGGAAGTGGGCACCAGCCCGCTGGTGCTCTTGCCGTCCCAGTTGAGCAGGTTGATCCGGTTGGATTTCTGTTCGGGCGCGGCAGCACCGTTGGTATCGGTCAGGTGGAACTTCTCGGCCATGTAGTCGAAGGCCGTCATGCCGGGTCCGCCGTCGGTGTCCAGCGAGCAGCCGGTGGCGAGCGAATCCAGTTCGTGCGCCTTGGAAGTCGCGCCGGAGGGGATCACGTAGCGGTGCTCGTACTTGGCGATGGCGAGCAGCCGGTACATGGCCTCGATCTCCTCGGGTTCCAGGCCGACCGCGTCCGGGATGGACAGGTCGGGCTCCTGGCCCAGGTTGATCGAGCGCATGAACGACCGCATGCCCGCGAGCCGTTGCAGCGCGGCCCGGACCGGGCCGATCTCACCGGCGGTGAACAGTTCGGCCAAGTACTCCAACGGAATTCGCAGCGCGTCGATGGCGCCGAAGAGGTTGTTGTGGTTCTCGCCGTCGTGGCCGGTCTGGGTGAGGGTGTCGACCACCGGGGACAGCGGCGGCACGTACCAGACCATCGGCATGGTGCGGTATTCCGGGTGCAGCGGCAGCGCGATCTGGTAGTCCACGATCAGCTTGTAGACCGGCGAATCCTGCGCGGCGGCAATCCATTCCGGGGAGATCCCGGCGCGTTCGGCCTCGGCGATGACGCGCGGGTCGTGCGGGTTGAGGAACACGCCCAGCTGCGCCGGGTACAGGTCCTGGTCGTTCTCCACCGAGGCGGCCTCGAGCACCTTGTCGGCGTCGTAGAGCATGACGCCGATGTAGCGCAGCCGTCCGACACAGGTTTCCGAGCACACGGTCGGGATGCCGACCTCCACGCGCGGGTAGCAGAAAGTACATTTCTCCGCTTTGCCCGTCTTGTGGTTGAAGTAGATCTTCTTGTACGGGCAGGCGGTGACGCACTGCCGCCAGCCGCGGCACTTGTCCTGATCGACGAGCACGATGCCGTCCTCGGCGCGCTTGTAGATCGCGCCGGAGGGGCAGGCGGCCGCACAGGACGGGTTGAGGCAGTGCTCGCAGATGCGCGGCAGGTAGAACATGAAGGTCTCTTCGAACTCCAGTTTCACCTGATCGGACAGCTTGGCCAGCAACGGATCCTTGCCGACCTGCTCGGGTCCCGAACCCAGCGAGTCGTCCCAGTTCGCGCCCCAGGTGACATTGGTGTCCTCACCGGTGATCAGCGACTTGGGCCGCGCGACCGGGGTGGTGTCCATCTTCGGGGCCGAGAGCAGGTTCTCGTAGTCGTAGCTCCACGGGTCGTAGTAGTCCGACACGGTGGGCAGGTCCGGGTTGGCGAAGATGTTGAGCAGCCGCTTCATCCGCGAACCCGACTTCAGGCTCAGGCGGCCCCGCTTGTCGCGGACCCACCCGCCCTTCCACTTCTCCTGGTCCTCGTAACGCCGCGGATAACCCTGTCCCGGACGGGTTTCCACATTGTTGAACCACACGTACTCGGTGCCGGAGCGGTTGGTCCAGGCCTGCTTGCAGGTGACGCTGCAGGTGTGGCAGCCGATGCACTTGTCCAGGTTCATGACCATGGCGAGCTGAGCCATGACGCGCATATCAGTACTCCACTTCCTGCGAGCGCTTGCGAATCGTGGTGACTTCGTCGCGCTGATTTCCGGTGGGGCCGTGGTAGTTCAGTGCGAACGACTGCTGCGCGTAGCCACCGATGAGATGCGAGGGCTTGATCATGATCCGGGTCAGCGCGTTGTGGATACCACCGCGCTTGCCCTTGCCGACCTTGGTGTTCTCGGCGCCCTCGATGCGCGGGACGTTCACCGCGCGGTCCTGGGCGTGATACATGAACACGGTGCCCTCGGGCATGCGGTGCGAGACGATGGCGCGCGCCACCACGATGCCGTTGCGGTTGATCGCCTCGATCCAGTCGTTGTCGGCGACCCCGATCTTCTTGGCGTCGACGTCCGACATCCAGATCGCCTGCCCGCCACGCGAAAGCGTCAGCATGTGCAGATTGTCCTGATAGGCGGAGTGGATGGACCACTTGGAGTGCGGCGTCAAATACCGAACGGTCACCCCGTTGCCATCGACATTGCCGATACCCGGTTCGGCGAACAGTGCCGACATGTCCAGCGGCGGCCGGTAGATGGGTAGCTGCTCGCCGAGCTCCATCATCCAGTCGTGGTCGAGGTAGAAGTGCTGGCGTCCGGTGAGGGTGTGCCAGGGCTTGGACCGCTCGACATTGATGGTGAACGGGGAGTACCGGCGTCCGCCGGTCTCGCTCCCGGACCATTCCGGTGAGGTGATCACCGGAACGGGCCGGGCCTGCGTGTCGGCGAAGGTGATTCGCTTACCCTCGTGCTCGGCAGCCAGATCGGCCAGCTCGGTTCCGGTGCGCTCTTCGAGCGCGTGGAACCCTTCCACCGCGAGCCGGCCGTTCGTGGTGCCGGACAGTGCCAGGATCGCCTCGGCCGCGTGGGTGTCCTTGGCCAGAGACGGACGGCCCTGCGCGACACCGGAAACCACCGTGCCGTTCACGCCGCGCAGGTAATCTACCTCGACGTCGGGAATTGTGGTGACACCCTTGGTGGTGAGTCCCAGAGTTTCCACCAGCGGCCCGAGCGCGGCCATCTTTTCCGCGACCTTCGGGTAGTCGCGTTCGACGACAACGAGTTTCGGCATGGTGACACCCGGAACGGGTTCGCATTCGCCGTATTTCCAGTCCAGTACGCGTCCACCGGCCTGCGCCAGCGCGTCGGCCGAGTCGTGCTGCAACGGCATCGCGACCAGGTCTTTGCGCACGCCGAGATGCTTTTCCGCCAGCCACGAGAAGCCGCGGGCGATGCGGTGGAACACCTCGAAGTCGGTCTTGGCCTCCCACGGCGGGGAGATGGCCGGGGTGAAGGCGTGCACGAACGGGTGCATGTCGGTGGAGGACAGGTCGTGCTTCTCATACCAGGTGGCGGCCGGGAACACGATGTCGGAGAACAGCGTGGTGGAGGTCATGCGGAAGTCCAGTGACATCAGCAGGTCCAGCTTGCCGGTAGCGGCCTCGTCGCGCCATTCCAGTTCCTGCGGGCGGATGCCGGTGGCCTCACCGGTCTGCAGGTTGGAATCCGCACCGAGCAGATGCTTGTGGAAGTACTCGT from Nocardia tengchongensis includes:
- the narI gene encoding respiratory nitrate reductase subunit gamma codes for the protein MSSVLWLMLPYIAFTSFVLGHLYRYRTDQFGWTTRSSQIYESRLLKLGSPLFHFGMLGVIGGHVMGVLIPESWTNAIGISEEAYHLVAVSAGSVAGLAVIIGVAILAYRRITVSAVRQATTVNDKIMYVLLTAALVTGLLNTWGSNLLWGTYNYRETVSPWFRSIFTGHPEPDLMVGTPWTFQLHGLVVLALIGFWPYTRLVHMFSAPVGYLVRPYVVYRSKPDKSADKKRYSKAWETPVIPRR
- the narJ gene encoding nitrate reductase molybdenum cofactor assembly chaperone, translated to MSLLKLRRRPEPAVALSDRDRRLVWRLGALLLDYPNAQTLAMLDELDAATAELPDSVRPLLAGFLAHLRDGDPIALAQEYVETFDMRRRASLHLTFYAYGDTRKRGMALLRFKHAYRHAGVELGDEELPDHLPVLLEFAATVDPIGGERLLGEHVPVLELLRLSLSDSGSPYAGVLASVVATLPPVTTADRRRIAELAAQGPPEEEVGLDPFAMDPLAFSGSEARR
- the narH gene encoding nitrate reductase subunit beta, which gives rise to MAQLAMVMNLDKCIGCHTCSVTCKQAWTNRSGTEYVWFNNVETRPGQGYPRRYEDQEKWKGGWVRDKRGRLSLKSGSRMKRLLNIFANPDLPTVSDYYDPWSYDYENLLSAPKMDTTPVARPKSLITGEDTNVTWGANWDDSLGSGPEQVGKDPLLAKLSDQVKLEFEETFMFYLPRICEHCLNPSCAAACPSGAIYKRAEDGIVLVDQDKCRGWRQCVTACPYKKIYFNHKTGKAEKCTFCYPRVEVGIPTVCSETCVGRLRYIGVMLYDADKVLEAASVENDQDLYPAQLGVFLNPHDPRVIAEAERAGISPEWIAAAQDSPVYKLIVDYQIALPLHPEYRTMPMVWYVPPLSPVVDTLTQTGHDGENHNNLFGAIDALRIPLEYLAELFTAGEIGPVRAALQRLAGMRSFMRSINLGQEPDLSIPDAVGLEPEEIEAMYRLLAIAKYEHRYVIPSGATSKAHELDSLATGCSLDTDGGPGMTAFDYMAEKFHLTDTNGAAAPEQKSNRINLLNWDGKSTSGLVPTSANGNGAVGNGNGANGNGHHSPAPEPEPVGVESIETEPTGAAR